One Streptomyces sp. NBC_00554 DNA segment encodes these proteins:
- a CDS encoding DUF5063 domain-containing protein produces the protein MSDATLHATSQDPDDFVVQIADQVESFLVAVSEVAKGDEPDSAVPFLLLEVSQLLLAGGRLGAHEDILPDERYEPDLGPEPDVDDIRERLAVMLEPIDVYSEVFDPYEPRKAPVPARISDDLADVIADLRHGMAHYRAGRTTEALWWWQFSYFSNWGSTASATLRALQSVVAHVRLNQPLEELDGLDTDQDLGEEALAEEAGKVMAEEIAGPLGLRTVK, from the coding sequence ATGTCTGACGCCACGCTTCACGCGACCAGCCAGGACCCGGACGACTTCGTGGTCCAGATCGCGGACCAGGTCGAGAGCTTCCTGGTCGCCGTCTCCGAGGTGGCGAAGGGCGACGAGCCGGACTCGGCGGTCCCCTTCCTCCTCCTGGAGGTCTCCCAGCTCCTGCTGGCCGGCGGCCGCCTCGGCGCGCACGAGGACATCCTCCCCGACGAGCGCTACGAGCCCGACCTGGGCCCGGAGCCCGACGTGGACGACATCCGCGAGCGCCTCGCGGTGATGCTGGAGCCGATCGACGTCTACTCCGAGGTCTTCGACCCCTACGAGCCGCGCAAGGCCCCGGTCCCGGCCCGCATCTCCGACGACCTCGCCGACGTCATCGCCGACCTCCGCCACGGCATGGCCCACTACCGCGCCGGCCGCACCACCGAAGCCCTCTGGTGGTGGCAGTTCTCCTACTTCTCCAACTGGGGCTCCACCGCCTCCGCAACCCTCCGCGCCCTCCAGTCCGTGGTAGCCCACGTCCGCCTCAACCAGCCCCTCGAGGAACTCGACGGCCTGGACACCGACCAGGACCTCGGCGAGGAAGCCCTCGCAGAGGAAGCGGGCAAGGTCATGGCGGAGGAGATCGCGGGACCGCTGGGCTTGCGGACGGTCAAGTAA
- the recR gene encoding recombination mediator RecR, with the protein MYEGVVQDLIDELGRLPGVGPKSAQRIAFHILQAEPTDVRRLAQCLMEAKAKVRFCATCGNVAQEELCNICRDPRRDLSVICVVEESKDVVAVERTREFRGKYHVLGGAISPIEGVGPDDLRIRELLARLADGVVTELILATDPNLEGEATATYLARMIKPMGLKVTRLASGLPVGGDLEYADEVTLGRAFEGRRLLDV; encoded by the coding sequence TTGTACGAAGGCGTGGTCCAGGACCTCATCGACGAGTTGGGGCGGTTGCCCGGCGTCGGTCCCAAGAGCGCGCAGCGGATCGCCTTCCACATCCTCCAGGCCGAGCCGACGGACGTCCGCCGTCTCGCGCAGTGCCTGATGGAGGCCAAGGCGAAGGTCCGCTTCTGCGCGACCTGCGGGAACGTCGCGCAGGAAGAGCTCTGCAACATCTGCCGCGACCCGCGCCGCGACCTCTCGGTGATCTGCGTGGTCGAGGAGTCGAAGGACGTCGTGGCGGTCGAGCGCACCCGCGAGTTCCGGGGCAAGTACCACGTCCTGGGCGGCGCGATCAGCCCGATCGAGGGCGTCGGCCCGGACGACCTGCGCATAAGAGAGCTCCTGGCCCGTCTCGCCGACGGTGTGGTCACGGAACTGATCCTCGCCACGGACCCGAACCTGGAGGGCGAGGCCACGGCCACGTACCTCGCCCGCATGATCAAGCCCATGGGCCTCAAGGTCACCCGCCTGGCCAGCGGCCTCCCGGTGGGCGGCGACCTGGAATACGCGGACGAGGTCACGCTCGGCCGCGCCTTCGAGGGGAGACGACTCCTAGATGTCTGA
- a CDS encoding YbaB/EbfC family nucleoid-associated protein produces MIPGGGQPNMQQLLQQAQKMQQDLANAQEELARTEVEGQAGGGLVKATVTGSGELRALVIDPKAVDPEDTETLADLVVAAVQAANENAQALQQQKLGPLAQGLGGGSGIPGLPF; encoded by the coding sequence GTGATTCCCGGTGGTGGCCAGCCCAACATGCAGCAGCTGCTCCAGCAGGCCCAGAAGATGCAGCAGGACCTCGCGAACGCGCAGGAGGAACTCGCGCGCACCGAGGTCGAAGGCCAGGCGGGCGGCGGCCTGGTGAAGGCGACGGTGACGGGCTCGGGTGAGCTGCGTGCCCTGGTCATCGACCCGAAGGCGGTGGACCCGGAGGACACCGAGACCCTCGCCGACCTGGTCGTCGCGGCGGTCCAGGCGGCGAACGAGAACGCCCAGGCGCTCCAGCAGCAGAAGCTCGGCCCGCTCGCCCAGGGTCTCGGCGGCGGCAGCGGTATCCCCGGCCTGCCGTTCTGA
- a CDS encoding SLATT domain-containing protein: MRHVTSRNVITVVSRECRVSQPEMQPEGPPQDGRGGPGGRDDGAAGTRPGDLTGRPFPLGDWGEPAERLDELYRWVECGALDTASWYLADRVRKRWAARVLRGGAAAGAVAGAALPLLDLTGVVGGVAPWGYLALLLGGACVACDRFFGVTSGWIRDVATAQAVQRRLQVLQFDWASESVREVLGPTEGTASEAAERCLGVLRRFSDDVTELVRAETADWMVEFRTGSAPMGIQSSVGSPRGEGVPPGRVPLPPGTRPNMPRQRPPEPR; encoded by the coding sequence ATGCGTCACGTGACGTCACGCAACGTCATCACCGTCGTCAGTAGGGAGTGCCGGGTGAGCCAGCCGGAGATGCAGCCCGAGGGGCCGCCCCAGGACGGGCGGGGCGGGCCGGGCGGGCGCGACGACGGCGCCGCGGGGACCCGGCCGGGCGACCTGACCGGGCGGCCGTTTCCGCTCGGGGACTGGGGGGAGCCCGCGGAGCGGCTCGACGAGCTGTACCGGTGGGTGGAGTGCGGGGCGCTCGACACGGCTTCCTGGTATCTCGCGGACCGGGTACGGAAGCGGTGGGCGGCGCGGGTGCTGCGGGGCGGGGCGGCGGCGGGGGCTGTCGCCGGGGCCGCGCTTCCTCTCCTCGACCTCACGGGTGTGGTCGGCGGGGTTGCCCCCTGGGGGTATCTGGCGCTGCTGCTCGGGGGTGCGTGCGTCGCCTGTGACCGGTTCTTCGGGGTTACGTCCGGGTGGATAAGGGACGTGGCCACGGCTCAGGCGGTGCAGCGGCGGCTTCAGGTACTTCAGTTCGACTGGGCGTCCGAGAGTGTGCGGGAGGTTCTGGGGCCTACGGAGGGGACGGCCAGTGAGGCCGCCGAGCGGTGTCTTGGGGTGTTGCGGCGGTTCTCTGATGACGTGACTGAGCTGGTGCGGGCGGAGACGGCGGACTGGATGGTGGAGTTCCGGACGGGGTCCGCGCCTATGGGGATCCAGTCGTCGGTGGGGTCGCCTCGGGGTGAGGGGGTGCCGCCGGGGCGGGTGCCTTTGCCGCCGGGGACTCGGCCGAACATGCCTCGGCAGCGGCCGCCGGAGCCTCGGTAG
- a CDS encoding M20/M25/M40 family metallo-hydrolase, with protein MRHSRRSVLTATAASAVALGVTAPPAQAASSGSGSRPPATAQPPSRELRALLKEIDPDRIEATVRKLVSFGTRHTLSVQDDPARGIGAARDWLLAELRSYAAESGGRMTVEAQSYIQEPASRIPTATRITNVVATLRGSVTPERVYVVSGHYDSRVTDVMDAVSDAPGADDDASGVAVALELARVMARRRPAATIVFAAVAGEEQGLYGSAYMAQQFKVAGADVQGMFTNDIVGSPTADDGVEDPYTIRLFAEGVPTSETPAQAATRRSVGGENDSPTRQLARFVRDTADNAATGMHVRMVYRRDRYLRGGDQIPFLERGYPAARFTEPAEDYAHQHQDVRVDDTGKQYGDLPEFCDFAFVARVAKVNAAALWTLAQAPGTPRDTKIITSTLTNSTQLTWTRGTEPDLAGYEVVWRETTAPEWTHVLPAGDVTTYEVDISKDNVFFGVRAVNRAGERSPVAFPAPGA; from the coding sequence ATGCGCCACAGCAGGAGATCGGTCCTGACCGCGACGGCGGCGAGTGCGGTGGCGCTGGGAGTGACGGCGCCTCCGGCGCAGGCGGCTTCCTCCGGATCCGGCTCCCGCCCGCCCGCGACCGCGCAGCCCCCCAGCCGCGAACTCCGCGCCCTCCTCAAGGAGATCGACCCCGACCGCATCGAGGCGACCGTCCGCAAACTGGTCTCCTTCGGGACCCGCCACACGCTCTCCGTGCAGGACGACCCGGCGCGTGGCATCGGCGCGGCCCGCGACTGGCTGCTCGCCGAACTCCGTTCGTACGCCGCCGAGTCGGGCGGCCGTATGACGGTCGAGGCACAGTCGTACATCCAGGAGCCGGCGAGCCGCATCCCGACCGCGACGCGCATCACCAACGTCGTGGCGACCCTGCGCGGATCGGTGACCCCGGAGCGGGTCTACGTGGTGTCGGGCCACTACGACTCGCGGGTGACCGACGTGATGGACGCCGTGTCCGACGCCCCGGGCGCGGACGACGACGCGTCCGGCGTGGCGGTGGCCCTCGAACTGGCCCGGGTGATGGCCCGGCGCCGCCCCGCCGCCACGATCGTCTTCGCGGCGGTCGCGGGTGAGGAGCAGGGCCTGTACGGATCGGCCTACATGGCACAGCAGTTCAAGGTGGCCGGGGCGGATGTGCAGGGCATGTTCACCAACGACATCGTGGGCAGTCCGACGGCCGACGACGGTGTGGAGGACCCGTACACGATCCGCCTCTTCGCGGAGGGCGTGCCGACGTCCGAGACCCCGGCGCAGGCAGCCACCCGCCGCTCGGTGGGCGGCGAGAACGACTCCCCGACCCGCCAGCTGGCCCGCTTCGTCCGCGACACGGCGGACAACGCGGCGACGGGCATGCACGTACGGATGGTGTACCGCCGGGACCGCTACCTCCGGGGTGGCGACCAGATCCCCTTCCTCGAACGCGGCTACCCGGCAGCCCGGTTCACGGAACCGGCGGAGGACTACGCCCACCAGCACCAGGACGTACGCGTCGACGACACCGGCAAGCAGTACGGAGACCTGCCGGAGTTCTGCGACTTCGCCTTCGTCGCCCGGGTCGCGAAGGTCAACGCGGCAGCCCTGTGGACCCTGGCCCAGGCCCCCGGCACCCCACGCGACACCAAGATCATCACGTCCACCCTGACCAATTCCACCCAACTGACCTGGACCCGCGGCACCGAACCGGACCTAGCCGGCTACGAAGTGGTCTGGCGCGAGACAACGGCCCCCGAGTGGACCCACGTCCTCCCCGCGGGCGACGTGACGACCTACGAGGTCGACATCTCCAAGGACAACGTGTTCTTCGGCGTACGGGCGGTGAACCGGGCGGGGGAGCGGAGCCCGGTGGCGTTCCCGGCGCCGGGGGCGTGA
- a CDS encoding substrate-binding domain-containing protein: MEWLSAENVVAVGTALIGIVAAAVMVWYERRVPRRKRIGYRVQMDNPIGDDVRSGIANVRLGLFDETPDMTNATLVLLRVENDGSQSIAREDYTSGERHGLTAVFTDRTIRGVSVTQPPGANNLMGNFTPSAGLGYEDGILRIPRVPLNRGEHYKLLVLLSGGDVGCPIQIIGGIRDGEVRPNRAMTPDDRPPLFSRAAQLITALLTVCVVTLALIVVLRDDTRPPIGCETGSLTVTGSTAFAPVMRELAEKYENDCEGADITVDAHGSQAGLRELDTAGAESKNGAPPVVALSDGPKSNGLDKLRENRVAVSVFTLVVNDKISLTNLSTEDVRRLYRGEIKNWKELDGPDLPVLLVSRDANSGTRQVFQRRVLGRGEIANSSLDCVHKDDPTAPVVRCELDSTDQVLSTVAKLSGAVGYSELNNATGYDGLHGLGLDGHEASVEDLEHGTSDYPYREIEYAYTYGAPPADSLVSSFLTYIRGGGQDVIRTHGHLPCGTPVGMRICGAG, from the coding sequence GTGGAGTGGCTCAGCGCAGAGAACGTGGTGGCCGTCGGTACCGCTCTGATCGGTATCGTCGCCGCCGCCGTGATGGTCTGGTACGAGCGCCGGGTGCCGCGTCGCAAACGCATCGGCTACCGGGTGCAGATGGACAACCCGATAGGCGACGACGTGCGTTCGGGGATCGCGAACGTCCGGCTCGGACTGTTCGACGAGACGCCCGACATGACCAACGCCACGCTCGTCCTGCTGCGGGTGGAGAACGACGGATCGCAGAGCATCGCCCGCGAGGACTACACGAGTGGTGAACGGCACGGTCTGACCGCGGTGTTCACGGACCGCACCATCCGGGGCGTCTCCGTCACCCAGCCGCCCGGCGCCAACAACCTCATGGGCAACTTCACGCCGTCCGCGGGCCTCGGCTACGAGGACGGCATCCTGCGCATCCCGCGCGTTCCGCTCAACCGGGGCGAGCACTACAAGCTCCTCGTGCTGCTGTCGGGCGGCGACGTGGGGTGCCCGATACAGATCATCGGCGGGATCCGGGACGGCGAGGTCCGGCCCAACCGTGCCATGACACCGGACGACCGGCCGCCGCTGTTCAGCCGTGCGGCCCAGCTGATCACCGCCTTGCTGACCGTGTGCGTCGTGACCCTCGCGCTGATCGTCGTGCTGCGCGACGACACCAGGCCCCCGATCGGCTGCGAGACCGGCAGCCTGACCGTCACCGGCTCGACCGCCTTCGCGCCCGTGATGCGCGAGCTGGCCGAGAAGTACGAGAACGACTGCGAGGGCGCCGACATCACGGTGGACGCGCACGGCAGCCAGGCGGGACTGCGCGAACTGGACACCGCGGGAGCCGAGTCCAAGAACGGCGCCCCGCCCGTCGTCGCCCTCTCCGACGGGCCCAAGTCGAACGGACTCGACAAGCTGCGGGAGAACCGGGTCGCCGTCTCGGTCTTCACGCTGGTCGTCAACGACAAGATCTCCCTCACGAACCTGTCCACCGAGGACGTACGCCGCCTCTACCGCGGCGAGATCAAGAACTGGAAGGAGCTCGACGGCCCCGACCTGCCCGTCCTGCTGGTCAGCCGGGACGCCAACTCCGGTACCCGGCAGGTCTTCCAGCGGCGCGTGCTGGGCCGCGGCGAGATCGCGAACTCCTCCCTCGACTGCGTCCACAAGGACGACCCGACCGCCCCCGTCGTGCGCTGCGAACTCGACTCCACCGACCAGGTGTTGAGCACGGTCGCCAAACTGTCCGGCGCGGTCGGCTACAGCGAACTCAACAACGCCACCGGGTACGACGGCCTGCACGGCCTCGGCCTCGACGGCCACGAAGCCTCCGTCGAGGACCTCGAACACGGCACCAGCGACTACCCGTACCGCGAGATCGAGTACGCCTACACCTACGGCGCCCCGCCCGCCGACTCCCTCGTCTCCAGTTTCCTCACCTACATCAGGGGCGGCGGCCAGGACGTGATCCGTACGCACGGGCATCTGCCGTGCGGGACACCGGTGGGGATGAGGATCTGCGGCGCGGGCTGA
- a CDS encoding serine/threonine-protein kinase — MEKLGPGDPQRIGAYRLLARLGAGGMGHVYLARSDRGRTVAVKLVRQELAEQEEFRARFRQEVLAARRVGGYWTAPVLDADTEAEIPWLATGYVAGPSLQAVVGREHGALPERSVRILAAGLAYALRDIHAAGLIHRDLKPSNVLVTIDGPRVIDFGIARALETVTDGGLTRTGALVGSPGFMAPEQVRGDRITPACDVFCLGSVLAYAATGALPFGAANSGVHAMMFRIAQEEPDLDGMPEGLADLVRACLRKDPAARLTLDQILERTGAEDTVSDGRTRDPWLPSALVAQLGRHAVQLLDTENPDEGPGSGSGAPTTRLARVPAALDPAPAPVPAPDLSKPPSAPNPSKPPYAPPPEPAAPPQASPEHASAPSEEGSTPPPPGQPAPPAPVNHLPTMIAGASQTPPPPAAPHPAYGYPQQHPQPPGQPAQSAYGYPQPPVGWDGQQSSPYGATPPYGPTPPYGPGVGPYPPQPEPPRGSSRSTAALIGVALIVALGAGGSVYALMSGDSSDGNDDAKSSSASSAPVTPGPTTPEPSAPTATDSPTTQAPEGGVVPEAYLGVWSAAIDNDTGHNTRQLVIQQGEVGDTVLALTADGPAGSGTYHCVFQATLTGTPAADGPLEIGPSEVTVGEPASSCSPGAASEVTLLPDGTLRRVNTQSGESLTYTKSG, encoded by the coding sequence ATGGAGAAGCTGGGACCGGGGGATCCGCAGCGGATCGGCGCGTATCGGCTGCTGGCGCGGCTCGGTGCCGGGGGGATGGGGCATGTGTATCTCGCCCGGTCCGACCGGGGGCGGACGGTCGCGGTCAAGCTGGTGCGCCAGGAGCTCGCCGAGCAGGAGGAGTTCCGGGCGCGGTTCCGGCAGGAGGTGCTGGCCGCGCGACGGGTCGGCGGGTACTGGACGGCGCCCGTCCTCGACGCGGACACCGAGGCCGAGATCCCCTGGCTGGCCACCGGCTATGTCGCGGGACCGAGCCTGCAGGCCGTCGTGGGCCGCGAGCACGGGGCACTCCCCGAGCGGTCGGTGCGCATCCTCGCCGCCGGGCTCGCCTACGCCCTGCGGGACATCCACGCCGCGGGGCTGATCCACCGGGACCTCAAGCCCTCGAACGTCCTCGTCACCATCGACGGCCCCCGCGTCATCGACTTCGGGATCGCGCGCGCCCTGGAGACGGTGACCGACGGCGGCCTCACGCGCACCGGCGCGCTGGTCGGCTCGCCCGGATTCATGGCCCCCGAGCAGGTCCGCGGTGACCGCATCACGCCCGCGTGCGACGTGTTCTGCCTGGGCTCGGTTCTCGCGTACGCCGCCACGGGCGCCCTTCCGTTCGGCGCGGCCAACTCCGGTGTGCACGCGATGATGTTCCGCATCGCGCAGGAGGAACCCGACCTGGACGGGATGCCGGAGGGCCTCGCCGACCTCGTACGCGCCTGCCTGCGCAAGGACCCCGCCGCCCGGCTCACCCTCGACCAGATCCTGGAGCGGACCGGCGCGGAGGACACCGTCTCGGACGGGCGGACGCGCGACCCCTGGCTGCCGAGTGCGCTGGTGGCCCAACTCGGGCGGCACGCCGTGCAGTTGCTGGACACGGAGAACCCGGACGAGGGGCCGGGGTCGGGGTCGGGAGCCCCGACGACACGGCTGGCCCGCGTCCCGGCCGCCCTGGACCCGGCTCCGGCTCCGGTTCCGGCCCCGGACCTCTCCAAGCCGCCCTCCGCCCCGAACCCGTCCAAGCCGCCGTACGCGCCCCCGCCGGAGCCCGCCGCTCCTCCCCAGGCGTCCCCGGAACACGCGTCCGCCCCTTCCGAGGAAGGCTCCACCCCGCCTCCACCGGGACAGCCCGCTCCGCCCGCTCCCGTGAACCACCTCCCCACGATGATCGCGGGCGCGAGCCAGACGCCGCCGCCCCCCGCCGCCCCGCACCCCGCGTACGGCTATCCCCAGCAGCACCCGCAACCTCCCGGGCAGCCTGCTCAGTCCGCGTACGGCTATCCGCAGCCGCCGGTCGGCTGGGACGGCCAGCAGTCCTCTCCGTACGGTGCGACACCCCCGTACGGGCCAACACCCCCGTACGGCCCCGGAGTCGGCCCCTACCCCCCGCAGCCCGAACCCCCGCGCGGAAGCAGCCGCTCCACCGCCGCCCTCATCGGCGTGGCCCTTATCGTCGCGCTCGGCGCCGGCGGCTCGGTCTACGCGCTGATGAGCGGCGACAGCAGCGACGGGAACGACGACGCGAAGTCGTCCTCGGCCTCCAGCGCGCCCGTGACACCCGGCCCGACCACACCCGAGCCGTCCGCCCCCACCGCGACCGATTCGCCCACGACGCAGGCACCCGAGGGCGGTGTGGTCCCGGAGGCGTACCTCGGCGTCTGGAGTGCCGCCATCGACAACGACACGGGCCACAACACCCGCCAACTGGTCATCCAGCAGGGCGAGGTGGGTGACACGGTCCTCGCGCTCACCGCGGACGGCCCGGCCGGCAGCGGCACGTACCACTGTGTCTTCCAGGCCACTCTGACCGGGACCCCGGCGGCGGACGGACCGCTGGAGATCGGCCCCTCCGAGGTCACCGTCGGTGAACCGGCCTCCTCCTGCTCCCCGGGCGCCGCCTCCGAGGTCACCCTCCTCCCGGACGGCACCCTGCGCCGCGTGAACACCCAGTCGGGCGAGTCACTGACGTACACGAAGAGCGGCTGA